One Glycine max cultivar Williams 82 chromosome 3, Glycine_max_v4.0, whole genome shotgun sequence DNA window includes the following coding sequences:
- the LOC100805929 gene encoding uncharacterized protein — protein MIALKAIQASSFALHHNNVRLPHTRASSVLCFCSKSNKNEPDNSQPPPEGDAQSQELLAQIAMLQTQKVRLTDFLDERSAYLAQFGEEAKAEFDKIGEDALKGLDEAGARITANIESQMLEFEESTELNRLEIEESENKIVEFEGQMEKDRNEGLFFKNLGQKAPVYKAKAKEEEEVEKIKDVNSESSGSKTRKNVYLFFIGLLTFGIVDSLASSSGADWKKVAVLGGILVVLFSLFINEQNKDNKKD, from the exons ATGATTGCCCTGAAAGCCATTCAAGCGTCCTCCTTCGCTCTCCACCACAACAACGTAAGACTCCCTCACACAAGAGCTTCTTCTGTTCTGTGCTTTTGCAGCAAGTCGAACAAGAACGAGCCTGATAATTCCCAACCACCACCCGAAGGAGATGCTCAGAGTCAGGAGCTTCTGGCACAAATCGCGATGCTTCAGACGCAGAAGGTTCGCCTCACCGACTTTCTGGATGAGAGGTCCGCGTATTTGGCCCAGTTCGGGGAAGAGGCCAAGGCCGAGTTCGACAAGATTGGGGAAGATGCACTCAAAGGATTGGATGAAGCTGGTGCCAGA ATAACAGCAAACATAGAGAGCCAGATGCTAGAATTCGAGGAATCTACTGAACTTAACAGACTAGAGATTGAGGAGAGTGAAAACAAAATAGTGGAGTTTGAGGGCCAAATGGAGAAGGATAGAAACGAAGGGCTATTCTTTAAGAACCTTGGACAGAAGGCACCTGTTTACAAAGCAAAAGccaaggaggaggaggaggttgAAAAGATCAAAGATGTGAACAGTGAAAGCAGTGGTAGCAAAACAAGGAAAAATGTTTACCTCTTCTTCATTGGCTTGCTGACTTTTGGAATAGTTGATTCTCTTGCCTCATCCTCAGGTGCTGATTGGAAAAAAGTTGCAGTTCTTGGAGGTATTCTTGTGGTCTTGTTTTCTCTGTTCATCAATGAACAAAACAAGGACAACAAGAAAGactaa
- the LOC100800964 gene encoding disease resistance protein RPV1 — protein MPSDREIDHFDFLSQWPSAIPVLKRIYEVFLSFRGEDTRASFTSHLYTALLNAGIIVFKDDESLLRGDQIAPSLRLAIEQSRISVVVFSRNYAESRWCLDELEKIMECHRTIGQVVVPVFYDVDPSEVRHQTGEFGRTFEKLSDRILKEKQEVVPGWQDSKKNMLSRWKELRSTIRSSERWKELLWKTTVQSWKEALREAAGISGVVVLNSRNESEAIKSIVENVTHLLDKRELFVADNPVGVEPRVQEMIQLLDLKSSNHVLLLGMWGMGGIGKTTTAKAIYNKIGRNFEGRSFLAHIREVWGQDTGKICLQKQILFDICKQTETIHNVESGKYLLKQRLCHKRVLLVLDDVSELEQLNTLCGSREWFGRGSRIIITSRDKHILRGKGVDKVYIMKGMDERESIELFSWHAFKQESLPEDFIELSANLIEYSGGLPLALEVLGCYLFDMEVTEWKTVLQKLKRIPNCQVQKKLKISYDGLSDDTEREIFLDIACFFIGMDRNDVICILNGCGLFAEHGIRVLVERSLVTVDDKNKLGMHDLLRDMGREIIRAKSPKEPEERSRLWFHEDVLDVLSKETGTKAVEGLTLMLPRTNTKCLSTTAFKKMKKLRLLQLAGVQLAGDFKNLSRDLRWLCWHGFPLKCIPTDFYQGSLVSIELENSNVKLLWKETQLMEKLKILNLSHSSNLTQTPDFSNLPNLEKLILIDCPRLSKVSHTIGRLKEVVMINLKDCVSLRNLPRSIYKLKSLKTLILSGCLMIDKLEEDLEQMKSLTTLIADNTAITRVPFSLVRSRSIGYISLCGHEGFSRDVIPSIIWSWMSPTKNPSCLVQSYVGMSSLVSLNIPNSSSQDLSTISKDLPKLRSLWVDCSSKPQLSRDTRIILDALYATTNLGELESTATTSQVPNIKTSALIECNSQVHFSGSKSSLKSLLIHMGMNCQGSYILKQRILQNMTTSGCYYGLLPGDNYPDWLTFNFDGSSVTFDVPRVNGRNLKTMMCIIHCFTPDNFTSDGLKNVLIINHTKNTIQLYKRDTLVSFEDEEWHIVVSNIEPGNNVEVIVVFENRFIVKKTTVYLIYDEPIDKKLEYCHASDKNVIVSSGDENISTVRWISLQEEPTNDFKQKQKRRKIE, from the exons atGCCTTCCGATCGTGAAATTGATCATTTTGACTTTCTCAGTCAATGGCCCTCCGCCATTCCTGTTCTCAAGAGAATCTATGAAGTGTTTCTGAGTTTCAGAGGGGAAGACACGCGTGCTTCTTTCACTTCACATCTCTATACCGCTCTTCTGAATGCTGgaatcattgttttcaaggaTGACGAGTCACTTCTAAGGGGAGATCAGATTGCACCCTCACTACGGCTAGCAATTGAGCAGTCTCGAATTTCTGTTGTTGTTTTCTCGAGAAATTACGCAGAGTCACGATGGTGTCTCGATGAGTTGGAGAAAATAATGGAGTGCCACAGAACCATAGGGCAGGTGGTAGTGCCAGTGTTCTACGATGTTGATCCTTCTGAAGTACGTCATCAAACTGGCGAGTTTGGTAGAACATTTGAAAAACTTTCCGACCGGattttaaaagagaaacaaGAGGTGGTGCCAGGATGGCAGGACTCAAAGAAGAACATGTTGAGCAGATGGAAGGAGCTGCGTTCCACGATTCGTAGTTCTGAAAGATGGAAAGAGCTGCTTTGGAAGACTACAGTGCAGAGTTGGAAGGAGGCGCTTCGGGAGGCTGCCGGCATCTCAGGGGTTGTAGTCCTAAATTCCAG GAATGAAAGTGAGGCTATCAAAAGCATTGTTGAAAATGTTACACATTTGTTAGACAAGAGAGAGTTGTTCGTTGCTGATAATCCAGTGGGAGTAGAACCTCGAGTGCAAGAAATGATTCAGCTCTTAGACCTAAAATCATCAAACCATGTTCTACTACTAGGGATGTGGGGGATGGGAGGCATTGGTAAAACAACCACTGCAAAAGCCATCTACAATAAGATTGGCCGCAATTTTGAGGGAAGGAGCTTCCTTGCACATATTAGGGAAGTTTGGGGGCAAGACACTGGCAAAATCtgtttacaaaaacaaatattgtTTGACATCTGCAAACAAACAGAAACGATCCATAATGTTGAATCAGGAAAGTATTTATTAAAGCAAAGACTTTGCCATAAAAGGGTACTTCTTGTACTTGACGATGTGAGTGAATTGGAACAATTGAATACTTTGTGTGGAAGTCGTGAATGGTTTGGTCGAGGGAGTAGAATAATCATCACAAGTAGAGATAAGCATATACTTAGAGGAAAAGGAGTTGACAAAGTATacataatgaaaggaatggaTGAAAGAGAGTCTATTGAGCTTTTTAGTTGGCATGCATTCAAGCAAGAAAGTCTTCCAGAAGATTTTATTGAACTTTCtgcaaatttaattgaatattctGGGGGATTACCACTAGCTCTTGAAGTCCTTGGGTGTTATTTGTTTGATATGGAGGTAACAGAATGGAAGACTGTATTGCAGAAACTCAAGAGAATTCCTAATTGTCAAGTAcaaaagaagttaaaaataagttatgatGGTTTAAGTGATGATACAGAGAGAGAAATATTCCTTGATATAGCTTGTTTCTTTATTGGAATGGACCGAAATGAtgttatatgtatattaaatgGTTGTGGACTTTTCGCTGAACATGGAATACGTGTGCTTGTAGAGCGAAGCCTTGTAACTGTTGATGATAAGAACAAGCTTGGAATGCATGATTTGCTACGAGACATGGGAAGAGAAATCATTCGAGCAAAATCACCGAAGGAGCCTGAGGAGCGTAGTAGGCTATGGTTTCACGAGGATGTTCTTGATGTATTATCAAAAGAAACT GGAACAAAAGCTGTTGAGGGTTTGACTTTGATGCTACCAAGAACTAATACAAAATGCTTGAGTACTACAGCTTTTAAGAAGATGAAGAAACTCAGGTTGCTTCAACTTGCTGGTGTTCAACTTGCTGGAGATTTTAAGAACCTTTCAAGAGATTTGAGATGGCTATGCTGGCATGGATTTCCTTTAAAATGCATACCGACAGACTTTTATCAAGGAAGTTTAGTTTCCATTGAGTTAGAAAACAGCAATGTCAAGCTTTTGTGGAAAGAAACTCAG TTGATGGAAAAGTTGAAAATTCTTAATCTTAGTCATTCTAGTAATTTGACACAGACCCCAGACTTCTCCAACTTACCAAATCTTGAAAAGCTAATACTCATTGATTGTCCAAGATTATCTAAGGTATCTCATACTATTGGACGTCTCAAGGAAGTTGTCATGATAAATTTGAAAGACTGTGTTAGTCTTCGTAACCTTCCAAGAAGCATATATAAGTTGAAATCTCTGAAAACTCTCATTCTTTCTGGATGTTTAATGATTGACAAGTTAGAAGAGGACTTGGAGCAGATGAAGTCTTTGACAACCCTGATTGCAGATAATACTGCAATAACAAGAGTGCCCTTTTCATTAGTAAGGTCAAGAAGTATTGGATATATTTCTCTGTGCGGCCATGAAGGATTCTCACGTGATGTGATTCCCTCTATCATATGGTCGTGGATGTCACCAACGAAAAATCCCTCATGCCTAGTCCAATCATATGTGGGCATGTCATCCCTTGTCTCTTTAAATATACCAAATAGTAGTTCCCAAGATTTATCAACTATTTCCAAAGACCTTCCAAAGCTCAGAAGTCTTTGGGTGGACTGCAGCTCAAAACCTCAACTATCTCGAGATACAAGAATAATTTTGGATGCTTTATATGCCACAACAAATTTAGGGGAATTGGAATCAACTGCAACTACATCACAAGTGCCAAATATAAAAACGTCTGCGTTAATTGAATGCAATAGTCAAGTGCACTTTTCTGGATCAAAAAGTTCTTTGAAATCTCTTTTAATTCATATGGGAATGAACTGCCAAGGCTCATATATTCTAAAACAAAGAATTTTACAG aATATGACTACTAGTGGGTGTTACTATGGTTTGCTCCCAGGTGACAATTATCCTGATTGGTTAACCTTTAATTTTGACGGCTCTTCTGTAACTTTTGATGTCCCTCGAGTGAATGGGCGTAACTTGAAAACAATGATGTGCATTATCCACTGTTTTACTCCTGACAACTTCACATCAGATGGCCTTAAAAATGTGTTGATAATAAATCACACAAAGAACACCATTCAGCTTTATAAGAGAGATACATTAGTATCCTTTGAAGATGAGGAATGGCATATAGTAGTATCAAATATTGAACCTGGTAACAATGTGGAGGTGATTGTTGTTTTTGAGAATCGATTCATTGTGAAGAAGACAACAGTTTATCTGATTTATGATGAACCAATTGATAAAAAGTTAGAGTATTGCCATGCATCTGATAAGAATGTTATTGTTTCCAGTGGCGATGAAAATATATCCACTGTTAGGTGGATCTCTCTTCAAGAGGAACCCACCAATGActttaaacaaaaacagaaaagaagaaaaattgaatga